The nucleotide sequence GTCGAGTTGATGACGGTTGTGGGTGCGTTGCTGAAAATTCCTCCGCCCGAGCCGGCAGCCGTGTTTGAATGAATCGTTGAATTGAGAATCTGAACATCATTTGTGTTGCAGCAAACGTGAATGGCTGCGCCCTGTGAACTGGTCGCATTTTCTGTAAAGGTGCTCCCAATAATCTCAATGGTCGACGATTGACCCACAACACGCACCGCACCGCCATTGACGCCCTGGTTATTCGTAAAAAGGCTGTCGCTGATTTTCAGATCGATCCCGTCAGCGTCCGCATTGATTGCTCCCAGGGACCCTGACGCGCTACCAGTGATGTGAAGACCGTCGATGTCAACGCTGATGCCGATGCTCGAGATGTTGAATACGGCCGAGTTTCCAAGGCCGGATACCGTGAGTCGGTCGGCGCCGAGCCCGCGAACTTCAAGATCGTCCGCGATTTGAATCTCGGGTCCGCTCAGTCCGATCGACTGACCGCTGAGGGACGAGTCGAATTCGATGATGTCCGGCCCGGCTGACGAGTTCGAGTCGAGAACCGCTTGACGAAGGCTTCCGGCTCCAACGTCCGCCGTGTTCGTGACACTGAAAACCGCGAGCAACCGGCGACTTTCCAGTGACTCCACCAGCATTCGACGCCTTCTGGTGGCTGCGGTGCGTCGTCGCTGCCGTGATGGCTTTTGCTGCGATGCTGAAAACCAAGATGAACGGCGGTTACTGCGTTGGAAGCGGGACATCGTCACTCCTTGCTCGGACAGATGATGGTGGATCGGCCGCGGCCTGCGGCGACGGGCGGGTCAAGGCCGACAACGTGGGGGGAATGCGACTTCATTCGCACACCCCACCGGGGTGGTTACAGCAAACCTAACACAGCCCGATTGGGGGTGCAACAATCTTAATCGTGGGGGAAGCAAAGCGATTCTGAGAGGCCCGCCGCCAATCAGCCGCCATCACGATTCAAATGGGGAATGCGACTTCCTCCGGCCACGCGCGACCTCTACCGGGCACACGCGACATCGGGCGGCACGATCGAAAACACCGTCCGTTGCACCTAGATTTCGCTGGCCTAATTTGCACCACGTTGGCGTCTACAGAGGCCCGGTGTCTGGCTGCAGCTCCACAAACACACCGATCTGGTCGCCCGGCGGCGGCCGGTCCTCGTACAGCATCAGACCACCTTCCCCAGCGAGCCAGCGTCGGTCGATTAAACGCAGCGGCCGGTCCACGTCATGAGAACTGGCCTGGCGACCGACGCCTTGGCTGAGCACTTTGTGCGCGCCCTGGAACACATCAACGTGCTCCTGTGGCAAGGACGTCGCTAAACGGTTCGTCCGGTCACCGGAACGGACGATCACCGCGATTTTCCACTGCTGGTCTTTCGGATCGGGAGCGATTTCCACATTGATCACCGACTCGCCCGGCGAAACCGGCATCGCGGCATACCACCGCGGTCCCGCCGTCCCTTCGGGCCACACCGTGCTATAGGCCAGCCGATAGGCACGATCGTCTGGCGTGGAATTTGGGATCCGCACGCGCAACCGATAGGTCAACGGTCGGTACGTGGGAATGGTGATGGCGGCCAGCTCGTTATCGAATCGACGCGGCAGGTAGCCGACCTCCTGTCGCAGTTCCTCGAGCTCTGCCCGCAACTGCGATAGCCGCGTCGCGTAGCCGGTGACGCCGATCAATAAGGCCACGATCGTCACCAGGCCGATCAACTCACGCAAACTGATTCGCATCAACGCTCGTCCCCCATCCGCCTGACACCTTTTCCCTTACCTTCGTTCAGACCCCTAACCACCATTTCCCGACGGCCAGCCAAAACGGCACCATGACGATGCCGAAGATCGACGTCGACAGGATGACCCGCATCGACGTCACCGTGTCACGATCATAAAGCCGGACGAGGACGATCGGGAAAATGGCCGCCGGCATCGCCGCTTGCAGCATCAAGACCTGCTGCATTTGAACCGTCCGGGCCAGAAACGTGGCCACGGCAAGAATCGCCACCGGCATGACCAGCTGTCGAAAACCGACCGCACAAACGATCGTGCGGATCGCTCCGCCCCAGTCGGCGTCTTTCAAAAAGTCGATGATCAGGGCCCCCGAAAGCATCAGCCCCAGCGGCACCGAACAACTGCCCAGCTTTTCAGTCGCCAACAAGATCGGCTGAGGCACAAAGTCGACCCAACCGGTCCGCTTCAATGTCATCGCGATCACCACCGCGACAAGCGGCGGGCTGATCAGCGATCGCCACCATTGGCGTTGCTGCCCGCGGCCACCGCTGATGATCGCCACCCCGACGCTCCACAGGGCCAAATCCACGCCGACGTTGTGCAGGATCAGATCGACCATGGCGTCGGGATAAAAGCGTTCGGCCAGCGGCAGCGGGATGTAGCCGTAATTACAGATGCCTACGCCCAGTGCGAACGCGCTGCGGCTGGACGCGTCTTTCAGCCCCATCCATCCGCCCAACAGACGTGCCAGCCCCAAGCCCAACAAGAATCCGATGACGGTGATCGTGAATCCGAACAGCGGCGGTGTCCACGCATCCAACAAAGATGCGATCCGGTCGCCACTCAAAATGCGGTCGAAAAACAAAGCCGGCAGCAACACCTTGGCCGTCAAATTGGCCAACGAGCGGTCCGCGTTGGGCGTCAACCAGCCGGCACGGCGACACGAGGCTCCCAAGGCGACGACCAGAAAGACGCCCAACACGCTCATGAAAATCTGGTACGTGTCGGCAATCATCAAACGAGGTTCATCAATGCGGGGGCAGGGGCGGCCGTGGGACAACCAAACAACCTGAAAACACGGAGGCCGATCGACGATTCAATCACCAGATCGGCCGCGGCGACACACCGTCACCCAAGACCGCTCGACTGACAAGCGGTCGACGCTTTACGCCCGTTTTCGGCCCTTGGATGCCCGGTGGACGGCATTCAAATCGGCTTGTCCGACGCGGATGACCGCCGGGACCGGTCGACCGTGCGGACTCGCGGTGGCGCTGGCCTCGCCCCCCTCGGTTTCGGCCAATCGCCGCCGGAAAAACCGGCACCACCGATGACGGGATCTTCTGCGCCGACCTGAAGTGCGGCTTTGACTGGCCCGCCGGCCGCAATAGAATGGGGGCGTGTGACGAAAACGACGTCACGCATAGCCCCCGACACAACGGTTCTGGAGGTGTTCGCGACGGGCCCGGCGCAGTTCTTCTGTGTTCGGGTGGCTGCCGATCGACCTACCCGCTTTCGCCGGTCGTGAGCGAGGGGATGGCTCTCTTGATTGAAGCTTCCTGCGCCACCTTAATTTTCACAGAGGCGAAAAACAGATGTTTGATTTTGTGCACCAGGGAATCTCCCTGGCTTTCATGGGCATGCCGGGCGGCAGCGAACTGTTCATCATTTTGCTGATCATCCTGGTCCTTTTCGGCGGTGCGAAGCTGCCCAGCCTGATGCGAAACCTTGGCCGCAGCGCCAACGAATTCAAAAAGGGCATGAGCGAAACGGCCGAGGACGACGGCGAAGCGGGAACCGACAATTCGGCCGAGAAAGCCTGAAATGTTCGGTTTGAGCCCGTTTTCGCTGATCCTGATCGCGATCATTGCGATCATGTTGTTCGGCAGCGATTTGCCCGAAGTGGCACGCAAATTTGGGTCTCGGTATCGCGAATTCCGTCGTTCCATCAATGACGTCCAGCAACAGTTCCGCGAAATTCAGCGGGAAACCAGCGACGCGTTGAAGGTCGACACGTCCGACGATCATCGCCGGGCCGAATTGGATGACGAGGAAGAAGACGAACCGCAAGCACCTCGGTTCACGCCGCCCAGCTGACACCTCGGTCGCCGCCCCGACGCCTCCCGATGGCCTGATCTGCCAAGCCGTCCGCCGATGCAACAGTCATCGGTGGACGGCTTTTTTCGTGCGCATCGCGATCTCGACACTTCGGAAACACCGGCAAAATGACTGAAAACTCGCCGCTGAATCCAAAACGCTCCTCATCGCGGGATGGTTCCGTCGTCATTCGGAGACAACGTCGATTCGGAAACAGGTTCGATTCGCTGGTGCGCATGGAACCGACGAACGCTGGGTTTGACCGGGCGAAAGCCGAGCCGGGGGAACGCTGTGCACACGTCGGGCTTATATGCATGACGATGCAAGCGTTGGCGACACTCCCCGACGGCGGTCTCATCGCCGTTATGGCCAGAGACACATTACCGGCCCGTCACCACGTGTCCCCTTCGTCTCGGCGACAAACGCTGACTCCGCAGGACAGCCAGAGCGACGGAAACTCGCGGGACAACCGCTGGGCGGCGTCCTGGATCTCGTTGGCCACACCGGCGCGGTGGAGCCTGAGGAAAGAAATCGGGCGAATAGCTGGAGCGATGCGGGTCACCGCGACGAAGAACAGTCTCCATCGGCACGCTGCTGCGTGCCGGGCAGAAGGCGGAAAACACGGGAAAAAGCCCGTCGATACCGGGCCGAAACGCGTGCGGGAAAAGAATTCTTAGAAAATTCCCCAAAGCCTATTGCGGCGACGCGAAGTCACCGATATCTTTCCGCCTCACTTGAACGGCAACCACTTGTTCGCCAAGAACAAGCAGCCCGGTGAAGGCCGCCAAACGCGGCGAAAAGCTTTCAGCTTTTTTTCACCAAAGGGCTTGACGGTCGCCGGCTGATCCGCAAAACTCTGCGGATCGCATTTTCGCCTTCAGCACTCGCTGAGGTGAAAATTTCGACCGATATTTGACAATTTGGTGATGGAACTTCTGTTGAGTTCAGCAGTTGCGAGATCGCTTGTTTAACCGACACGGGACGCCTTCGGGCGACCCACTGAACGGTACAAAACGGCGAATCGCTGGAGGCTTTTACCGAGGCCTCCAGAGCAGAATCAACTTTCGGTTTTAACTTTGATTACTCCCGGTCGAGTCCTTCGGGTCTCTTCTGGTGAATCGATACAAAATTGAAGGGTTTGATCCTGGCTCAGAATGAACGTTGGCGGCATGGATTAGGCATGCAAGTCGCACGAGAAATCAATTAGCTTGCTATGAGATGGAAAGTGGCGAAAGGGAGAGTAACGGGTAGTTACATGCCCTCAGGACTAGGATAGTGTCGGGAAACTGGCAGTAATACTGGATAATATCTACGGATCAAATGGTGTGATTCCGCCTGAGGATTGGACTGCTTGCTATTAGCTTGTTGGCGGGGTAACGGCCCACCAAGGCTTTGATGGCTACCGGGTGTGAGAGCATGGCCCGGCTCACTGGGACTGAGACACTGCCCAGACATCTACGGATGGCTGCAGTCGAGAATCTTCGGCAATGGACGCAAGTCTGACCGAGCGAT is from Crateriforma conspicua and encodes:
- the tatA gene encoding twin-arginine translocase TatA/TatE family subunit codes for the protein MFDFVHQGISLAFMGMPGGSELFIILLIILVLFGGAKLPSLMRNLGRSANEFKKGMSETAEDDGEAGTDNSAEKA
- a CDS encoding AEC family transporter, which produces MIADTYQIFMSVLGVFLVVALGASCRRAGWLTPNADRSLANLTAKVLLPALFFDRILSGDRIASLLDAWTPPLFGFTITVIGFLLGLGLARLLGGWMGLKDASSRSAFALGVGICNYGYIPLPLAERFYPDAMVDLILHNVGVDLALWSVGVAIISGGRGQQRQWWRSLISPPLVAVVIAMTLKRTGWVDFVPQPILLATEKLGSCSVPLGLMLSGALIIDFLKDADWGGAIRTIVCAVGFRQLVMPVAILAVATFLARTVQMQQVLMLQAAMPAAIFPIVLVRLYDRDTVTSMRVILSTSIFGIVMVPFWLAVGKWWLGV
- a CDS encoding Sec-independent protein translocase subunit TatA/TatB, with amino-acid sequence MFGLSPFSLILIAIIAIMLFGSDLPEVARKFGSRYREFRRSINDVQQQFREIQRETSDALKVDTSDDHRRAELDDEEEDEPQAPRFTPPS